From Mycobacterium cookii:
TCAAGCGGCAGCTGTTCGGCCAGATCGTCGCCGCGGCGGTGCGCGGTACCGAAGGCACCGACATCCCGGTGACCGTCAAGTTCCGGGTCGGCATCGACGACGAGCATCACACTCACCTCGACGCCGGCAAGATCGCGGAATCAGAAGGTGCCGCGGCCGTCGCCTTGCATGCCCGCACCGCTGCGCAGCGTTATTCGGGAACCGCGGACTGGGAGCAGATCGCGGCCCTCAAGCGGCATGTCCAGACGATCCCGGTGCTGGGCAACGGCGACATCTTCGAAGCCAGCGACGCGCTGACCATGATGGCCATGACCGGCTGCGACGGCGTCGTAATCGGCCGGGGCTGTCTGGGCCGGCCGTGGTTGTTCGCCGAGCTGTCGGCGGCGTTCACCGACAACCCGTCGCCGACGCCACCCAATCTGGGCGAGGTCGCCGACATCATCCGTCGGCACGGCGAGCTGTTGACTGCCCATTTCGGCGAAGACAAGGGCATGCGCGACATCCGAAAGCACATCGGCTGGTATCTGCATGGTTTTCCGGCCGGATCGGAGCTGCGACGAGCATTGGCGCTGGTCAAGACGTGCGATGAACTCGATTCGCTGCTGGGCCGGCTCGACCCGACGGCGCCGTTTCCGGCGGCCGCCGGCGGGCCTCGTGGACGTCAGGGCTCACCGTCCCGGGTCGCCTTGCCGGACGGTTGGTTGACCGACCGCGACGACTGCACGGTCCCGGTCGGGGCCGACGTGATGCACTCGGGCGGCTGAAAGCGAGACCCTCCCGAGATCGCGTTCGAGGGGCTCTCTCAGTACGATGTGGAACTTGTTGCAACACGCACTGGGGGCCGAGCCCGTTGCCACCGCTGCGCCACGCTGCCATGCCGGCAGCGCCGCGCGGATGTGCGTGCACGCACGCGTGGGGCACCCACCAGATTCGGAGGCCGGGTAAGACATGAGTGACGGCGACCAAGGCGCCGGTAGACCCACTCGCGACCACGACGGCAACGAGTTAGGGATTACCGGAACGCCGCAAGGATCGCGAGGCGCCGCGCCGTGGGAACGGTTCGGATCGGCGCCGCGGTCGGTCGCCGTCGCCCATCGACGGCCATCGCCCGCAGCTGCGTCGCGCCCGCCCGTCGAGCACGCCACCGAAGACGAGGACGGCAATGACGCCGGCGGATCCCACGCCGAGGGTGGGCTGACCGTCGCCGACCTGATCGCCAAGATGGGCGTCCCGGTCGCCGATCGGCCGCGTCATCACCACGCCGCTCCCGAGCCCGATCATTTGCTCGCGGCTGCCGCTGTCGAGCGGACCGCGGTGTTGCCCACAACGCCGGCCCCGCTGCGGCCGGCGCGACTTGTCGACCCGCCCCCGCCCGCAGCCACCGAGCCGGCCGACCTCGACGAGCTGGACGAAGACGATGACGAACACCCGGCGCCGAAGCGGAAACGCCACCGCGGTGCGCTGATGATCGCCGGCCGGTTGGCGGCTGCCACGATCGCCGCGGCGGCACTGGCGATGACCGGCGGAGCCTGGCAATGGAGCACCTCGAAGAACCACCGGCTGAACAACATCAGCGCCTTGGACCCGCAGTCGCGCGACATCGTCGACCCGAACGCACAGTTCGGCGATGAGGACTTCCTGATCGTCGGGATGGACTCGCGCGCCGGGGCCAACGCGTCCATGGGCGCCGGCGACACCGCGGACGCCGGCGGAGCCCGGTCTGACACCATCATGCTGGTCAATGTCCCGGCGAACCGGAAACGTGTTGTAACAGTGTCGTTTCCGCGCGACCTGGCGATCACCCCGATCCAGTGCGAGGCATGGAATCCCGACACCGGGGAATACGGTCCGCTGTATGACGCGGACACCAAGAAGTGGGGGTCCCGATACGTCTACACCGAGACGAAGCTGAATTCGACGTTCTCGTTCGGCGGGCCGAAGTGTCTGGTGAAGGAGATCCAGAAGCTGTCCGGCCTGAGCATCAACCGGTTCATCGCCGTCGACTTCGCCGGCTTCGCCAAGATGGTCGACGCGCTGGGCGGCGTCGAGGTGTGTAGCTCCACTCCGCTCAAAGACTATGAGCTGGGCACCGTGCTCGCGCATTCCGGACGCCAGCTGATCGACTCGAAGACCGCGCTGAACTACGTGCGGGCCCGCAACGTCACCACCGAGAACAACGGCGACTACGGACGCATCAAGCGTCAGCAGCTGTTCTTGTCCTCGCTGCTGCGCTCGCTGATTTCCAAGGACACGTTCTTCTCGGTGAACAAGCTCAACAACGTCGTCAACCTGTTCATCAGCGACAGCTACGTCGACAACGTCAAGACCAGGGACCTCGTCCAGCTGGGCCAGTCGGTGCAGGGCATGACCGCGGGCCACGTCTCGTTCGTGACGGTGCCGACCGGTGTCACCGATGAGAACGGCGACGAGCCACCGCGGACCGCGGACATGCGCGCGCTGTTCAACGCGATCATCAACGACGAGCCGCTGCCCGGCGAAAACGACCTCAATGCGACGACGAGCCCACCCACCAAGACGATGACCAGCAAGGCGAACCAGAGCCAGACCAGCAAGGCTCCCGACCCGCATCCCGAGCGGCTCGAGGCCTTGACGGCCTCGCCGCGCGACGTCACCGTGCAGGTGTCCAATTCCACCGCCAAGTCGGGCCTGGCCGGCACGGCCAGCAGTCAGCTCAAGCGCCAGGGGTTCAAAGTCAAGGCGCCCGACGACTATCCGACCGCGCTCAAGACCACCACCGTGCTGTTCTCGCCGGGTAACGAGCAGGCCGCCGCGACGGTTGCCGCAGAGTTCGCGAATGCGAAGGTCGAGCAGATCACCGGGACCGGGCACGTCGTGCAGGTGGTGCTCGGCTCGGACTTCTCCTCGGTCGGTGCTACCCCGCCGGTGGGCTCGTCGGTGAGCGTGCAGATCGACCGCAACGCCAACAGCAGCACCCAACCGACCAGGCTTCCCGATGACTTGACGGTGACCAACGCCGCCGACACCACCTGCGAATAACACCTCCGTCGACGTTCGTCGGGCGAACCGGCATTCACCGCGAGTTCATCCCCAACTTCGTGCGGGTTCATGCCCGCCCGGAGATCGAGAACGTAGTCTTGACCGCATGCGCACCGCTTACCACGAACAGCTCGCTGAGCTTTCGGAGCAGCTCGGCGCTATGTGCGGGCTGGCCGGAGCCGCGATGGAACACGCAACACAGGCTTTGCTGCAGGCCGATCTGGTGCTCGCCGAGCAGGTCATCTCCGACCACGAGCAGATCGCCGAACTCAGTTCCAAGGCTGAGGAGAGTGCCTTCGTCTTGCTCGCGCTGCAGGCACCTGTCGCCGGCGACCTGCGGTCCATCGTCAGCGCCATCCAGATGGTCGCCGACATCGACCGGATGGGCGCGCTGGCGCTGCACGTCGCCAAGATTGCCCGCCGTCGCCATCCGCAGCACGCACTCCCCGAGGAAGTCAACGGCTACTTCGCCGAAATGGGCAGGGTCGCGGTCGAATTGGGTAACAGTGCGCAAGAGGTCTTGTCGACTCGTGACCCCGAGAAGGCGGCCCGCATCCGCGAAGAAGACGACGCGATGGACGACCTGCACCGCCACCTGTTCACCGTGTTGATGGACCGTGAGTGGAAGCACGGCGTGGCCGCGGCCGTCGACGTGACCTTGCTCGGCCGCTTCTACGAGCGGTTCGCCGACCACGCCGTCGAGGTGGCGCGCCGCGTCATCTTCCAGGCGACCGGCCACTTACCCGACGAAGAACCCGTCGCCAACTCCGGCTGACCCCTTTGGCGGCGATCTAGCCGAACCGGCCGGAGATGTAGTCCTCGGTGGCCTTCTCGGTCGGGTTGGAGAAGATCTTCTCGGTGTCGTCGATCTCGATCAGTCGGCCCGGCTTGCCGACGGCTTCGAGGTTGAAAAACGCGGTGTGGTCGCTGACTCGCGCCGCTTGCTGCATGTTGTGCGTGACGATGACGATGGTGTAATCCTGCTTCAGATCCGCGATGAGATCCTCGATCGCCGTCGTCGAAATCGGGTCCAGCGCCGAACACGGCTCATCCATCAGCAACACATCCGGTTGCACGGCGATAGCCCGCGCGATACACAACCGCTGCTGCTGACCGCCGGACAGCCCGCCGCCCGGACGGTCCAGCCGATCCTTGACCTCGTCCCACAGATTGGCGCCGCGCAACGCCTGTTCGGCGGTGTCGTCGAGCAGTTTGCGGTTGCGCATACCT
This genomic window contains:
- the dusB gene encoding tRNA dihydrouridine synthase DusB — its product is MAGVTNVAFRTLCRELEQARVGTVSGLYVCEMVTARALVERHPVTMHMTTFAADESPRSLQLYTVDPATTYKAVKMIADDGLADHVDMNFGCPVPKVTRRGGGAALPFKRQLFGQIVAAAVRGTEGTDIPVTVKFRVGIDDEHHTHLDAGKIAESEGAAAVALHARTAAQRYSGTADWEQIAALKRHVQTIPVLGNGDIFEASDALTMMAMTGCDGVVIGRGCLGRPWLFAELSAAFTDNPSPTPPNLGEVADIIRRHGELLTAHFGEDKGMRDIRKHIGWYLHGFPAGSELRRALALVKTCDELDSLLGRLDPTAPFPAAAGGPRGRQGSPSRVALPDGWLTDRDDCTVPVGADVMHSGG
- a CDS encoding LCP family protein, which codes for MSDGDQGAGRPTRDHDGNELGITGTPQGSRGAAPWERFGSAPRSVAVAHRRPSPAAASRPPVEHATEDEDGNDAGGSHAEGGLTVADLIAKMGVPVADRPRHHHAAPEPDHLLAAAAVERTAVLPTTPAPLRPARLVDPPPPAATEPADLDELDEDDDEHPAPKRKRHRGALMIAGRLAAATIAAAALAMTGGAWQWSTSKNHRLNNISALDPQSRDIVDPNAQFGDEDFLIVGMDSRAGANASMGAGDTADAGGARSDTIMLVNVPANRKRVVTVSFPRDLAITPIQCEAWNPDTGEYGPLYDADTKKWGSRYVYTETKLNSTFSFGGPKCLVKEIQKLSGLSINRFIAVDFAGFAKMVDALGGVEVCSSTPLKDYELGTVLAHSGRQLIDSKTALNYVRARNVTTENNGDYGRIKRQQLFLSSLLRSLISKDTFFSVNKLNNVVNLFISDSYVDNVKTRDLVQLGQSVQGMTAGHVSFVTVPTGVTDENGDEPPRTADMRALFNAIINDEPLPGENDLNATTSPPTKTMTSKANQSQTSKAPDPHPERLEALTASPRDVTVQVSNSTAKSGLAGTASSQLKRQGFKVKAPDDYPTALKTTTVLFSPGNEQAAATVAAEFANAKVEQITGTGHVVQVVLGSDFSSVGATPPVGSSVSVQIDRNANSSTQPTRLPDDLTVTNAADTTCE
- the phoU gene encoding phosphate signaling complex protein PhoU, which codes for MRTAYHEQLAELSEQLGAMCGLAGAAMEHATQALLQADLVLAEQVISDHEQIAELSSKAEESAFVLLALQAPVAGDLRSIVSAIQMVADIDRMGALALHVAKIARRRHPQHALPEEVNGYFAEMGRVAVELGNSAQEVLSTRDPEKAARIREEDDAMDDLHRHLFTVLMDREWKHGVAAAVDVTLLGRFYERFADHAVEVARRVIFQATGHLPDEEPVANSG
- the pstB gene encoding phosphate ABC transporter ATP-binding protein PstB; translation: MAKRLDLKDVNIYYGSFLAVADVSLSVLPRSVTAFIGPSGCGKTTVLRTLNRMHEVTPGARMQGSVLLDDDNIYGNGVDPVGVRRAIGMVFQRPNPFPTMSIRDNVVAGLKLQGMRNRKLLDDTAEQALRGANLWDEVKDRLDRPGGGLSGGQQQRLCIARAIAVQPDVLLMDEPCSALDPISTTAIEDLIADLKQDYTIVIVTHNMQQAARVSDHTAFFNLEAVGKPGRLIEIDDTEKIFSNPTEKATEDYISGRFG